Proteins encoded within one genomic window of Rhinolophus sinicus isolate RSC01 linkage group LG05, ASM3656204v1, whole genome shotgun sequence:
- the EMX1 gene encoding homeobox protein EMX1 isoform X2: MCLAGCTPRTVAAPGRGALPRARLPLSALAPATMFQPTAKRGFTIESLVAKDGGTGGDTGGGGAGSHPLAAAASEEPLRPTALNYPHPGAAEAAFVSGFPAAAAAAAAAGAGRSLYGGPELVFPEAMNHPALTVHPAHQLGASPLQPPHSFFGAQHRDPLHFYPWVLRNRFFGHRFQASDVPQDGLLLHGPFARKPKRIRTAFSPSQLLRLERAFEKNHYVVGAERKQLAGSLSLSETQIYYLGCSNYRDTAYKQRS, from the exons atgtgcctgGCTGGGTGCACACCCCGCACGGTGGCGGCGCCAGGACGCGGAGCCCTCCCCAGAGCCCGGTTGCCTCTCTCGGCTCTGGCGCCCGCGACCATGTTCCAGCCCACAGCCAAACGCGGCTTTACCATCGAGTCTTTGGTGGCCAAGGACGGCGGCACCGGCGGGGACACTGGCGGCGGGGGCGCGGGCTCCCATCCCCTGGCGGCGGCCGCCTCGGAGGAGCCGCTCCGACCCACGGCGCTAAATTACCCTCATCCCGGCGCTGCCGAGGCGGCCTTCGTGAGCGGTttccccgccgccgccgccgccgccgccgccgcgggcgCCGGCCGTTCGCTGTACGGTGGGCCGGAGCTCGTGTTCCCCGAGGCCATGAACCACCCGGCGTTGACCGTGCACCCCGCGCACCAGCTGGGCGCCTCCCCGCTGCAGCCCCCGCACTCCTTCTTCGGCGCCCAGCACCGGGACCCCCTGCACTTCTACCCCTGGGTCCTGCGGAACCGCTTCTTCGGCCACCGCTTCCAGG CGAGCGACGTGCCCCAGGACGGGCTGCTGCTTCATGGCCCCTTCGCACGCAAGCCCAAGCGGATCCGCACGGCCTTCTCGCCCTCGCAGCTGCTTCGACTGGAGCGCGCCTTCGAGAAGAACCACTACGTGGTGGGCGCCGAGCGGAAGCAGCTGGCCGGCAGCCTCAGCCTCTCGGAGACGCAG ATTTACTACCTCGGCTGTTCTAACTACAGAGATACAGCTTACAAACAAcggagttaa